The Strigops habroptila isolate Jane chromosome 13 unlocalized genomic scaffold, bStrHab1.2.pri S16, whole genome shotgun sequence genome window below encodes:
- the MMP28 gene encoding matrix metalloproteinase-28 isoform X2: MGCLLCVSRSAVAGLFLEKYGYFGKQGPSTHSPDEFTDALRDFQRVTHLPLSGVLDAPTLHQMSLPRCGTGDGESRAAGTRWASTTRRHRRTTQHGGRWYKRHLTYRVVNWPPYLPQHEVRLAVRAAFELWSNVSSLVFWEVRDGPADIRLTFFHGDHNDGLNNAFDGPGGALAHAFFPRRGEAHFDSAERWSLHSGKGRNLFIVVAHEVGHTLGLEHSPVKSALMSPYYKKLSKDFVLSWDDILAVQNLYDADHNIYIFKGNHYWMVPVNGNTSDPQPLQTRWPGLPAGIDASAWSQHSGKFYFFKGGRCWRYAGSTLEVGFPQKCSARGLPRHPDTALHFQQLRRMVLFKGPKYFVVSEEPLALEPYYPRSLRDWQGLPSGTAGALTHRDGSIYFFRDEQYWQFHPEKLQVVATGKWAAELPWMGCWDANGGQVLF; the protein is encoded by the exons CTATTCCTGGAGAAATATGGCTACTTTGGGAAGCAGGGGCCCAGCACACACAGTCCTGATGAGTTCACGGATGCACTGAG gGACTTCCAGCGGGTGACCCACCTCCCGCTCAGCGGGGTCCTGGATGCCCCCACGCTCCATCAGATGTCTTTGCCGCGGTGTGGCACTGGTGATGGGGAGAGCCGCGCTGCAGGGACACGATGGGCATCCACCACCCGGCGCCACAGGCGCACCACACAGCACG GCGGGAGGTGGTACAAGCGGCACCTGACGTACCGGGTGGTGAACTGGCCCCCGTACCTGCCGCAGCACGAGGTGCGCCTCGCCGTCAGAGCCGCCTTCGAGCTCTGGAGCAACGTGTCCTCGCTGGTGTTCTGGGAGGTGCGGGACGGCCCGGCCGACATCCGCCTCACCTTCTTCCATGGGGACCACAACGATGGGCTCAACAATGCCTTCGATGGACCAG GAGGTGCCCTGGCTCACGCCTTCTTCCCCCGGCGTGGTGAAGCTCACTTTGACAGCGCCGAGCGCTGGTCCCTGCACAGTGGCAAAGGGCGCAACCTCTTCATCGTGGTGGCACATGAGGTCGGGCACACGCTGGGGCTGGAACACTCCCCCGTCAAGAGCGCCCTGATGTCTCCCTACTACAAGAAGCTCAGCAAGGATTTTGTCCTCAGCTGGGATGACATCTTGGCTGTGCAGAACTTGTATG ATGCAGATCACAACATCTACATCTTCAAGGGCAACCACTACTGGATGGTGCCGGTGAATGGCAACACCAGCGACCCGCAGCCCCTGCAGACACGCTGGCCTGGCCTCCCTGCTGGTATCGATGCCTCTGCCTGGTCCCAGCACAGCGGCAAGTTCTACTTCTTCAAAG GAGGGAGATGCTGGCGCTACGCAGGCTCCACGTTGGAGGTGGGTTTCCCACAGAAGTGCAGCGCCCGCGGGCTCCCGCGGCACCCGGACACCGCGCTGCACTTCCAGCAGCTCCGGCGCATGGTGCTCTTCAAGGGACCCAAGTACTTCGTGGTGAGCGAGGAGCCCCTCGCCCTGGAGCCCTACTACCCGCGCAGCCTGCGGGACTGGCAGGGCCTGCCCTCGGGCACGGCGGGTGCCCTCACCCACCGCGACGGCTCCATCTACTTCTTCAGGGATGAGCAATACTGGCAGTTCCACCCGGAGAAGCTGCAAGTGGTGGCCACCGGCAAATGGGCCGCAGAGCTGCCCTGGATGGGCTGCTGGGATGCCAATGGTGGGCAGGTCCTCTTCTGA
- the GAS2L2 gene encoding GAS2-like protein 2 produces MWGTPCPAVRSIRPYRSSEEYLYAMKEDLAEWLKELYDLDIEVGTFVEMLETGSVLCSHANNITHMAGEFSRACPGAARHLHLPAAGVACNLAAQPGTFQARDNVSNFIQWCRKEMDIKDVLMFETEDLVLRKNEKNFVLCLLELARRAARFGMRAPTLVQMEQEIEEELRQELDLPLTDTLLPRPPRKPRDLHNLDQMVQHLVSRCTCPVQFPMIKISEGKYRVGDSDTLIFVRILREHVMVRVGGGWDTLEHYLDKHDPCRCTSLSHKQALKSRSPQQQVQHEIRLCPASKCRGQPQPTMLVSRSQSPLPPVTWGSRAPPSPRPPSPEGSSHPLGASPRREKPQRVPSSRTREPSAPPLGRQPPPSRSPTRPSSGCRVTSRAPTPSRVAPSTQDSVGVPKAPHGSTPMKTLVTPARGRPRAASTRLAPAPPKPTQQGGKLSVVAARLQERGVPAVVTPCAHSPIKVCAPSPHRGGSQSPREGRQGPSGQGHPLSPRNSSSQPPKQDSSVKPLVKASPASCRPPTPGCKGCAPRGTQQCHPAPSPRAGDAEEPEVLVDEPGGACGPGGGSEGLQGCQGHTQPPGYDRVVEELSRGHQPLRPVGSWVPTMVPQAAPQPTALPDGGEAEGSGMGAQTPRAARASSVPKPRRCLKKPERVPSIYKLKLRPKVRPRRDHRPGKRPSRIPTPLGQRPPAPRGQHRPTGPPRHPQPSSTRPMAKPSPADSGAWLTEDDDEEWV; encoded by the exons ATGTGGGGGACGCCGTGCCCGGCGGTGCGGAGCATCCGTCCCTACCGGTCCAGCGAGGAGTACCTCTATGCCATGAAGGAGGACCTGGCCGAGTGGCTGAAGGAGCTCTATGACCTGGACATCGAGGTGGGCACCTTCGTGGAGATGCTGGAGACGGGGTCCGTGCTCTGCTCCCACGCCAACAACATCACCCACATGGCCGGGGAGTTCTCCCGTGCCTGCCCCGGTGCAGCCCGGCACCTCCACCTGCCCGCTGCCGGTGTCGCCTGCAACCTGGCCGCACAGCCCGGCACCTTCCAGGCCAGGGACAACGTCTCCAACTTCATTCAGTGGTGCAGGAAGGAGATGGATATTAAAG ACGTGCTGATGTTCGAGACGGAGGACCTGGTGCTAAGGAAGAACGAGAAGAACTTCGTGTTGTGCCTGCTGGAGCTGGCGCGCCGTGCTGCCCGCTTCGGGATGCGTGCCCCGACCCTCGTGCAGATGGAGCAGGAGATTGAGGAGGAGCTTCGGCAGGAGCTGGACCTGCCACTCACAGACACCCTcctgccccggcccccccggAAACCACGGGACCTCCACAACCTCGACCAGATG GTTCAGCACCTGGTGAGCCGCTGTACCTGCCCTGTGCAGTTCCCCATGATCAAGATATCTGAAGGGAAATACCGTGTGGGTGACTCTGACACCCTCATCTTTGTCCGG ATCCTGCGGGAGCACGTCATGGTGCGGGTCGGAGGCGGCTGGGACACGCTGGAGCACTACCTGGACAAGCACGACCCGTGCCGCTGCACCTCGCTCT CTCACAAACAAGCCTTGAAAAGCAGGAGCCCGCAGCAGCAAGTGCAGCATGAGATCAGGCTGTGCCCAGCCTCCAAGTGCCGCggccagccccagcccaccATGCTGGTCAGCCGCTCGCAGAGCCCCCTGCCCCCTGTCACATGGGGGTCCCGTGCCCCCCCTAGCCCTCGTCCCCCTTCTCCAGAGGGCTCAAGTCACCCACTGGGTGCCAGCCCTCGCCGGGAGAAGCCCCAGAGGGTCCCTTCGAGCAG GACACGAGAGCCATCAGCTCCCCCGTTGGGAAGGCAACCGCCACCATCCAGGTCACCCACTCGacccagctctggctgcagggtgACGAGCCGGGCACCCACTCCTTCCCGTGTAGCCCCCAGCACACAAGACAGCGTGGGGGTCCCCAAGGCACCGCATGGGAGCACCCCAATGAAAACCCTTGTGACACCAGCACGGGGCAGGCCCAGGGCAGCCAGCACCCGGCTggcaccagcacccccaaaacccacccagcAAGGGGGGAAACTGTCTGTGGtggcagccaggctgcaggaaagGGGGGTCCCTGCTGTGGTGACCCCCTGTGCCCACAGCCCCATCAAGGTCTGTGCCCCTTCCCCGCACCGGGGTGGCTCACAGAGCCCACGGGAAGGGAGACAGGGACCCTCTGGCCAGGGCCACCCGTTGTCACCCCGAAACTCCTCCAGCCAGCCTCCGAAACAGGACAGCAGCGTTAAACCCCTTGTCAAAGCCAGCCCGGCCTCCTGCCGGCCCCCCACCCCAGGGTGCAAGGGCTGTGCACCCCGGGGGACCCAGCAGTGTCACCCAGCCCCAAGCCCAAGGGCTGGGGATGCTGAGGAGCCCGAGGTGCTGGTGGATGAACCGGGGGGAGCCTGTGGTCCTGGTGGGGGGAGTGAGGGGCTCCAGGGGTGCCAGGGGCACACACAGCCCCCCGGCTATGACAGGGTGGTGGAAGAGCTCTCCCGCGGGCACCAGCCCCTGCGCCCTGTGGGGAGCTGGGTCCCCACCATGGTCCCACaagctgccccacagcccacTGCCCTCCCAGATGGGGGAGAGGCAGAGGGGTCAGGAATGGGGGCCCAGACCCCGCGGGCAGCCAGGGCCAGCAGCGTCCCCAAGCCCCGGCGGTGCCTGAAGAAACCCGAACGCGTTCCCTCCATCTACAAGCTGAAGCTGCGGCCCAAGGTGCGTCCCCGGCGGGACCACAGGCCAGGCAAGCGGCCCTCGCGCATCCCCACCCCGCTGGGGCAGCGGCCACCAGCCCCACGGGGCCAGCATCGCCCCACGGggcccccccggcacccccagcccagcagcacccgTCCCATGGCCAAGCCCTCGCCGGCTGACAGCGGTGCCTGGCTGACCGAGGATGATGATGAGGAATGGGTCTGA
- the MMP28 gene encoding matrix metalloproteinase-28 isoform X1: protein MGCLLCVSRSAVAGLFLEKYGYFGKQGPSTHSPDEFTDALRDFQRVTHLPLSGVLDAPTLHQMSLPRCGTGDGESRAAGTRWASTTRRHRRTTQHGGRWYKRHLTYRVVNWPPYLPQHEVRLAVRAAFELWSNVSSLVFWEVRDGPADIRLTFFHGDHNDGLNNAFDGPGGALAHAFFPRRGEAHFDSAERWSLHSGKGRNLFIVVAHEVGHTLGLEHSPVKSALMSPYYKKLSKDFVLSWDDILAVQNLYGKPSKGLAIQLPGKVFTHFQDWSADPYDGDRQQRSLRAYYCLSFFDAITADADHNIYIFKGNHYWMVPVNGNTSDPQPLQTRWPGLPAGIDASAWSQHSGKFYFFKGGRCWRYAGSTLEVGFPQKCSARGLPRHPDTALHFQQLRRMVLFKGPKYFVVSEEPLALEPYYPRSLRDWQGLPSGTAGALTHRDGSIYFFRDEQYWQFHPEKLQVVATGKWAAELPWMGCWDANGGQVLF from the exons CTATTCCTGGAGAAATATGGCTACTTTGGGAAGCAGGGGCCCAGCACACACAGTCCTGATGAGTTCACGGATGCACTGAG gGACTTCCAGCGGGTGACCCACCTCCCGCTCAGCGGGGTCCTGGATGCCCCCACGCTCCATCAGATGTCTTTGCCGCGGTGTGGCACTGGTGATGGGGAGAGCCGCGCTGCAGGGACACGATGGGCATCCACCACCCGGCGCCACAGGCGCACCACACAGCACG GCGGGAGGTGGTACAAGCGGCACCTGACGTACCGGGTGGTGAACTGGCCCCCGTACCTGCCGCAGCACGAGGTGCGCCTCGCCGTCAGAGCCGCCTTCGAGCTCTGGAGCAACGTGTCCTCGCTGGTGTTCTGGGAGGTGCGGGACGGCCCGGCCGACATCCGCCTCACCTTCTTCCATGGGGACCACAACGATGGGCTCAACAATGCCTTCGATGGACCAG GAGGTGCCCTGGCTCACGCCTTCTTCCCCCGGCGTGGTGAAGCTCACTTTGACAGCGCCGAGCGCTGGTCCCTGCACAGTGGCAAAGGGCGCAACCTCTTCATCGTGGTGGCACATGAGGTCGGGCACACGCTGGGGCTGGAACACTCCCCCGTCAAGAGCGCCCTGATGTCTCCCTACTACAAGAAGCTCAGCAAGGATTTTGTCCTCAGCTGGGATGACATCTTGGCTGTGCAGAACTTGTATG GGAAGCCATCCAAGGGCTTGGCCATCCAGCTCCCAGGAAAGGTCTTCACTCACTTCCAGGACTGGAGCGCAGATCCTTACGATGGGGACCGGCAGCAGAGGAGCCTCAGAGCCTATTACTGCCTCTCCTTCTTTGATGCCATAACTGCTG ATGCAGATCACAACATCTACATCTTCAAGGGCAACCACTACTGGATGGTGCCGGTGAATGGCAACACCAGCGACCCGCAGCCCCTGCAGACACGCTGGCCTGGCCTCCCTGCTGGTATCGATGCCTCTGCCTGGTCCCAGCACAGCGGCAAGTTCTACTTCTTCAAAG GAGGGAGATGCTGGCGCTACGCAGGCTCCACGTTGGAGGTGGGTTTCCCACAGAAGTGCAGCGCCCGCGGGCTCCCGCGGCACCCGGACACCGCGCTGCACTTCCAGCAGCTCCGGCGCATGGTGCTCTTCAAGGGACCCAAGTACTTCGTGGTGAGCGAGGAGCCCCTCGCCCTGGAGCCCTACTACCCGCGCAGCCTGCGGGACTGGCAGGGCCTGCCCTCGGGCACGGCGGGTGCCCTCACCCACCGCGACGGCTCCATCTACTTCTTCAGGGATGAGCAATACTGGCAGTTCCACCCGGAGAAGCTGCAAGTGGTGGCCACCGGCAAATGGGCCGCAGAGCTGCCCTGGATGGGCTGCTGGGATGCCAATGGTGGGCAGGTCCTCTTCTGA
- the MMP28 gene encoding matrix metalloproteinase-28 isoform X3: MGIHHPAPQAHHTARREVVQAAPDVPGGELAPVPAAARGAPRRQSRLRALEQRVLAGVLGGAGRPGRHPPHLLPWGPQRWAQQCLRWTRCWSLTPRGALAHAFFPRRGEAHFDSAERWSLHSGKGRNLFIVVAHEVGHTLGLEHSPVKSALMSPYYKKLSKDFVLSWDDILAVQNLYGKPSKGLAIQLPGKVFTHFQDWSADPYDGDRQQRSLRAYYCLSFFDAITADADHNIYIFKGNHYWMVPVNGNTSDPQPLQTRWPGLPAGIDASAWSQHSGKFYFFKGGRCWRYAGSTLEVGFPQKCSARGLPRHPDTALHFQQLRRMVLFKGPKYFVVSEEPLALEPYYPRSLRDWQGLPSGTAGALTHRDGSIYFFRDEQYWQFHPEKLQVVATGKWAAELPWMGCWDANGGQVLF, from the exons ATGGGCATCCACCACCCGGCGCCACAGGCGCACCACACAGCACG GCGGGAGGTGGTACAAGCGGCACCTGACGTACCGGGTGGTGAACTGGCCCCCGTACCTGCCGCAGCACGAGGTGCGCCTCGCCGTCAGAGCCGCCTTCGAGCTCTGGAGCAACGTGTCCTCGCTGGTGTTCTGGGAGGTGCGGGACGGCCCGGCCGACATCCGCCTCACCTTCTTCCATGGGGACCACAACGATGGGCTCAACAATGCCTTCGATGGACCAGGTGCTGGTCGCTTACCCCTC GAGGTGCCCTGGCTCACGCCTTCTTCCCCCGGCGTGGTGAAGCTCACTTTGACAGCGCCGAGCGCTGGTCCCTGCACAGTGGCAAAGGGCGCAACCTCTTCATCGTGGTGGCACATGAGGTCGGGCACACGCTGGGGCTGGAACACTCCCCCGTCAAGAGCGCCCTGATGTCTCCCTACTACAAGAAGCTCAGCAAGGATTTTGTCCTCAGCTGGGATGACATCTTGGCTGTGCAGAACTTGTATG GGAAGCCATCCAAGGGCTTGGCCATCCAGCTCCCAGGAAAGGTCTTCACTCACTTCCAGGACTGGAGCGCAGATCCTTACGATGGGGACCGGCAGCAGAGGAGCCTCAGAGCCTATTACTGCCTCTCCTTCTTTGATGCCATAACTGCTG ATGCAGATCACAACATCTACATCTTCAAGGGCAACCACTACTGGATGGTGCCGGTGAATGGCAACACCAGCGACCCGCAGCCCCTGCAGACACGCTGGCCTGGCCTCCCTGCTGGTATCGATGCCTCTGCCTGGTCCCAGCACAGCGGCAAGTTCTACTTCTTCAAAG GAGGGAGATGCTGGCGCTACGCAGGCTCCACGTTGGAGGTGGGTTTCCCACAGAAGTGCAGCGCCCGCGGGCTCCCGCGGCACCCGGACACCGCGCTGCACTTCCAGCAGCTCCGGCGCATGGTGCTCTTCAAGGGACCCAAGTACTTCGTGGTGAGCGAGGAGCCCCTCGCCCTGGAGCCCTACTACCCGCGCAGCCTGCGGGACTGGCAGGGCCTGCCCTCGGGCACGGCGGGTGCCCTCACCCACCGCGACGGCTCCATCTACTTCTTCAGGGATGAGCAATACTGGCAGTTCCACCCGGAGAAGCTGCAAGTGGTGGCCACCGGCAAATGGGCCGCAGAGCTGCCCTGGATGGGCTGCTGGGATGCCAATGGTGGGCAGGTCCTCTTCTGA